The Lepus europaeus isolate LE1 chromosome 5, mLepTim1.pri, whole genome shotgun sequence genome includes the window TTTAACCCCTGTGCTGagcacctgcccctgctctgAGGGTCCTGGCCAGGTGCAGACTCCCGTGGGCACACGGCTGTGACTGGCTGAGGGCAGGGTCCCAGGGCCGGCAGAAGCCTGGTGAGTCTCCCGCGGACGCCGCTCGTCCGTCTCTGGTCCGCAGGGAGGCTTTTGTAGGTATTgttggcagttgtgggcattccAGCTTTGAGTCCGGTAAGAATAAGACGGTCTCCCGTGAGAACCGTGCTGGCCACGCGGCAGCACCAGGAGGTCCCGTGCCCCACAGGCCGTGGGCTGTGGGGGTGGCTGGGCGGGTTCCCAGCCTGCGGAAGCCACAGCCCCTTGGACGGGTGTCGTTCTGATTGTGCAAAGCCTTTCTCTGGCTTCTCCGCAGCAACTTCTCAACGAGGAGAATCTACGGAAGCAGGAGGAGTCCGTGCAGAAGCAGGAGGCCATGCGGCGAGGTGGGGGCACGGGGCAGTGGGGCCTTtcggtggggcaggggctgctctgGGCGCCTCCATCCCCAGGAAACATTGAAGCAGCACGCAAGGGCCTGGTGTTCTGCGGCCACTCGGCCTTTCTCTGGGCCTGGCCCCCTCGGGGCTCTGCAGGGAGTTCTGGGGCTGCTGAGCGTGGGTGGGAGTGGTCATGTGTGTCAGAGTTCTGTGGCGCAGTTTCCGTGACGTCAGCGCCGTGGGGAGGACACGGATATCATGCCGCGTGCATTTTCTGCCGTTTTGATGGCTACGTTTCAATATGCGTGGGTCCCGTTTGTAGTTCCCCACGTTGTTTTCTGTCTTCAAACCCATTGTCCCAAGAAGGGTTGCTTGGGTCCAGGGCCTGGTGTCAGAATCGCTGGCCAGGGCCGTGGCCCGCTGCCGGGGCCCTGACCCTGTCCGTGTGAAGCCAAGGGCCTTGTGTGCACATCTCAGTGTGAGCGGAAGTAGCTGTGGCCCTAGGCCAAGCACCGCTCTGCCTTCTCCCGGACAGCCACTGTGGAGCGGGAGATGGAGCTGCGCCATAAGAACGAGATGCTGCGGgtggaggctgaagccagggccagggccaaggccgAGCGGGAGAACGCGGACATCATCCGGGAGCAGATCCGGCTGAAGGCCGCTGAGCACCGCCAGACCATCCTGGAGTCCATCAGGTGGGCGCAGCCGGGCCCGGTCCTCCGCCTCCCCGTGCCCGAGGTTGGCAGGTGGAGCTTGCGAGTGCGAGGCGGCGGTCCTGGGGCCCTTCAGACCCCTTCTGCAGCCGCTGTCTCAGCAGGGCCGTCCTGTGCTGGCCTCTGGGCTGACCTCAGCTTGGGAGGCTGTGGCAGGGTCTTGGTCTGGTCCAGCAACCCCTGCTGGGGTCCCCGAGTCCCCCCAGTCACCTGACTGCTTTCCTCTGCAGAACAGCTGGCGCCCTCTTCGGTGAAGGCTTCCGTGCCTTTGTGACAGACTGGGACAAGGTGACAGCCACGGTGAGCGCACAGTCTGCACGGGAGCCCCTGTGGGCCAGTCCCGTGTCCAGTCCACGCCCGGCTCCAGGTGCAGGCACACTGGATCCTGACGTGGGGCACGGCCTCCTCTGCCTGACCCCATGCCGCCCTGGTTCCTCAGCTCGGGGGAGGAGCACGCAGCCAGATGGAACCCAGCCTCTGGGCTGGGGGCACTGTGGACCCCTCTGTGTTAGCTGTCTGTCTCCTGTTTTTGTAACAGCGCTGAGGCTGGGTAGCTTGTGAGGTCAGCCTTGTGCCCTGAGGGGCGCCATGTCCTGGCCAGTGCCCCTGGCTGCACACAGAgggcccagcagggagctgagtggttAAAGCCCCcggtccccaggcccctggcgtCCTGTCACAGACCCTGAGAGGTGCCCGTGTGGGCTCGAGtcgtgggttcctgtcacccacgtgggagacctgcattgagtcccAGTGTGagcactgggagtgaaccagtgaatgggatctGCCTCCTAGGTGAGCTTTACAAGATGAGTTCCAAAGAAAGGGGCCCTGCTCCTGGAACAGTAACCTCGCTGCTTTCCAAAGCTGGCACCCTGGCTTGGAGTGGCCTTGCTGGTGACACCCTGCCCCCTGAGCCAGTCACAGCACACCAGCCCATCCTAACTGTCCCAGGACCTCCACCCCCGCCCTGGGGCTGGAGACCATGTTCACACCATGGCCAGTGGGAAATGGGCTCAGtttccagcagggggcgctgctgcTGCTCAGACCGCCTTCCTTACGAGGTTCTGTGCTTGGGAGAGAGGAGGTGGGTGGGTGTTGccagaggtgggggcaggaggtggcctcTGACCCCTGGGCCTTGGGGACGGACACCCTCTGGGAACCAGGGTTCTGTGGCTCCCCGTGCTGGCTGCACCTGGCCGGTGAGGGGAGAGCCCTGCACACGCCCCCTCACTGTGTGCAGGGAGCTGCTGGCTGCTGACCAGTTCGCATGCAGCTGTCGGTCGGCTGCGCTCCAGTGGCCACAGAGCGCTTCCCTCTCAAGCTGCAGAGAAAGTCACTCAGGCTGGGCGTTCGGTTCCGTTTCTTCCTAGATCAACTCCGAcggcaggaggggtgggagagtgctTCCCCCCTGGAcccctccccagatgcttgccCGCCacgggggctgggccgggctgcagccaggagccagggactccatccaggcctcccccggTGCGGGGCCAGGATCTGAGCCCGGTTGGGCTTTCTGATGTCACGCCTGCAGACGGTCGAGCGCTGCGGGCTGCGGGCTTGGGCCGAGTTCGGTCGGCGTGGCGGCCCGGCTCCTGCTGCCCCTCGCGGAGTGGTGGACGCGGCCCTGCTGTCTCCGCTCCAGGTGGCCGGGCTGACGTTGCTGGCGGTCGGAGTGTATTCTGCCAAGAACGCCACGGCTGTCGCAGGCCGCTACCTGGAGGCCCGGCTGGGGAAGCCGTCCCTGGTGCGCGAGACGTCTCGTATCACAGTGCTGGAGGCCCTGAGGCACCCTGTGCAGGTGATGGGCGGGCACCCTGggaccccaccctcccccaggggCTCTCGCCTGCACCTTGGTCAGTTTGTTCTCTGCCCGCTGCTGGCCACGGTCCTGTCACGGCTgtgtggggacccccacctggccgGCCCCTGGGTGCACTCAGGCAGCCGGAGTTTGCCACAGGGCCTCCATCTGGTCTTCACCGGTCAGAAATGGCCCAGACCCACAGCAGGTGGCCAGGTTGGCCAGTGACTCCGGGGCAGGGGGCCTGCCCGCCGCTgtgtggccgctgtggctgcccTGCTCCCACCGAGATCAGTGGCCATGCCGTGGCCTGTGCTGCCAGCCCCCATGCTGCTGTCCCTGCAGGTCAGCCGGCGGCTCCTCAGCAAACCCCAGGATGCCCTGGAAGGTGTTGTGCTCAGTGTAAGTGGCCGCTGGGTCATGTGTGCCCCAGGAAGGGTGTGGGAGGAGCTTCTGCAGTGCCACTCCCCAGGCTGTCAGGGGGCGGAGCTTTCCCCCATCACTGTGGTCTTCTCTGGACAGCCCAGCCTGGAGGCACGGGTGCGGGACATCGCCATAGCAACGAGGAACACCAAGAAGAATAAGAGCCTGTACCGGAACATTCTGATGTACGGGCCGCCAGGGACTGGCAAGACACTGTTTGCCAAGGTGAGAGCTCCCAGCTGCGCAGGTCGGGGGTGGCTGGGGAGTGGGCCTAGGCCAGCCCCTGGGGTCAGAGTGCCGGTGTGGGCAGCCCACCCCCTGTTGTCCTGGGCGGGAGCTGGGGCCGTGTGCACACCGGGCAGGGGGCACAGCTGCCATCTCCCCACTCTGCCCAGAAACTGGCCCTGCACTCCGGCATGGACTACGCCATCATGACGGGCGGGGATGTGGCCCCCATGGGCCGGGAAGGCGTGACTGCCATGCACAAGGTCTTTGACTGGGCCAACACCAGCCGGCGAGGGTGAGATGCCGCCCCCCACGCTCGCGTTGGGGCGGGTCGTTCAAGCTGGGGCTTCTACCAGACTGGCCATGAGGGAGGGCGGCTGCTGGTTCTGAGCCCTCCCTGGCGAGTGCCCATTGCTGGAGCGCAGTGGACAGCAGGGCTGTGAGCGTGTGGCTGCTGCACACCCAGGGACAGGCGGACGGACGCCGTGGTGCCCCCATGGCCCTGCACGGCCGGCCCGCCTTGCTTCCTCTGCCCTGGCCTTTGCCTTCTGTTCTGGCTGACCCTTGCCCAGGTGTTGGCTTCAgcagcccccagcctgccctggcctggggagggTTGGTGGGGCCTGCCAGGAAAGAGACGCTGCCacggttcccacaggtggccaggagCAGGGCCGCACTGTGGAGCCCAGAGGGGTGGGGTTCACGGTTGGAGCCGCCTAACAGGTGGGGCCTGCGCACGGAGTGGCTCCTCTCCGGGGCCTGCCCCACCCGCGGCCCTGCTCCTGGTGCTCCCGGGTGCTGCGGCTCAGCCGGTCCCTCGCCGGGACGCTCTCTGGTTCACAGCCTGCTGCTCTTCGTGGACGAGGCAGACGCCTTTCTGAGGAAGCGGGCGACCGTGAGTACTCCGGGGCcgtgggcagggccgggggctcCCTGTGCAAGGCTGTGGGCTCTGTTTCGTTGCCTGCTCTTGTGTGTTTGAATCGGCTTGAAGTCAGGCTGCAGCCTCCCAGCTCCGGCTCGCG containing:
- the LOC133759358 gene encoding ATPase family AAA domain-containing protein 3 isoform X2 — protein: MQEQTLQLEQQSKLKEYEAAVEQLKSEQIRVQAEERRKTLSEETRQHQARAQYQDKLARQRYEDQLKQQQLLNEENLRKQEESVQKQEAMRRATVEREMELRHKNEMLRVEAEARARAKAERENADIIREQIRLKAAEHRQTILESIRTAGALFGEGFRAFVTDWDKVTATVAGLTLLAVGVYSAKNATAVAGRYLEARLGKPSLVRETSRITVLEALRHPVQVSRRLLSKPQDALEGVVLSPSLEARVRDIAIATRNTKKNKSLYRNILMYGPPGTGKTLFAKKLALHSGMDYAIMTGGDVAPMGREGVTAMHKVFDWANTSRRGLLLFVDEADAFLRKRATEKISEDLRATLNAFLHRTGQHSSKFMLVLASNQPEQFDWAVNDRIDELVGFELPRREERERLVRMYFDRHILKPATEGKQRLKLAQFDYGKKCSEVARLTEGMSGREIAQLAVAWQAMAYASEDGVLTEAMVDARVQDAIRQHQQKTEWLKAEGSLPGASPHPNP